One Paraburkholderia aromaticivorans genomic region harbors:
- a CDS encoding ABC transporter permease, with protein sequence MSETAIHVERERLAPSSTPQTSHVPLFREPWLRALAWRLAPWVLPALLFALWAVGCERGWIAPQILPAPERVFETLVELAQSGDLARNTLVSLQRVLLGFGAGTLLGFALGAALGLSRTLEAYVLPSFNALVQIPVLGWLPFLLLLVGVGEPLKYILIAHAALVPVTLSTLQGFRQTPAALDEVARVFEYNGWQRIVYLVLPAAVPTLATGVRLAFTKAWLALVVVELVASSEGLGYLIVYGRQLFQLDLVMASVVVVGAIGYAVNRALDALEARLRRGQPSAFRE encoded by the coding sequence ATGAGCGAAACCGCAATCCACGTCGAACGCGAACGGCTCGCGCCTTCCAGTACACCGCAAACGTCTCACGTTCCGCTGTTTCGTGAGCCGTGGCTGCGCGCGCTCGCGTGGCGGCTCGCCCCGTGGGTCTTGCCGGCGCTGCTGTTCGCACTGTGGGCCGTGGGTTGCGAACGCGGCTGGATCGCGCCGCAAATTCTGCCGGCGCCCGAGCGCGTGTTCGAGACGCTGGTCGAGTTGGCACAGAGCGGCGACCTCGCGCGCAATACGCTGGTCAGCCTGCAACGCGTGCTGCTCGGTTTCGGCGCGGGCACGCTGCTCGGCTTCGCGCTCGGCGCGGCGCTGGGGTTGTCACGCACGCTCGAAGCTTATGTGCTGCCGAGCTTCAATGCACTCGTGCAGATTCCGGTGCTTGGGTGGCTGCCGTTTTTGCTGTTGCTCGTGGGCGTGGGCGAACCGCTCAAATACATTCTGATCGCGCATGCGGCGCTCGTACCGGTCACGTTGAGCACGCTGCAGGGATTCCGCCAGACACCCGCCGCATTGGATGAAGTCGCGCGCGTGTTCGAGTACAACGGTTGGCAACGGATTGTCTATCTCGTGCTGCCCGCGGCGGTGCCGACGCTCGCCACGGGCGTGCGGCTCGCGTTCACGAAAGCCTGGCTCGCGCTGGTGGTCGTCGAACTGGTGGCGTCTTCCGAAGGGCTCGGTTATCTGATCGTCTACGGGCGGCAACTCTTTCAACTCGATCTGGTGATGGCGTCGGTGGTCGTGGTCGGCGCGATTGGTTATGCGGTGAATCGTGCGCTCGATGCGCTCGAAGCGCGCCTGCGACGCGGACAGCCGTCGGCATTTCGCGAGTGA
- a CDS encoding ABC transporter substrate-binding protein encodes MRYFRLLKSLVAVATLSLAAVHAYADKPAVIRIGVAQQGTGDPPTFGGSPAATVQLQQSLEKEFAADGIKVEWLFFKGAGPAVNEAIADKSLDFAFQGDLPSVLARANGLKTHLLLISGARVGIKVAVPADSDVHSIKDLKGRRVSIFRGTNLQLVADNVLAANQLNERDLHVINLDAASSLAALASKGIDASVNDYHVYKLRDQGLAKVVYESQNDGPQFTRQSHLLVVDDFDHAHADIVQRVVNVFVQGAQWSSDEANRDALFKLWAKSGVPYSSWQAEFANQKLKDRNSPLIDPFIVGRYKAVATDALNLKLIRQPVEVDGWFETKYLDNALRTQKLDHYWTRYDVAGKPQS; translated from the coding sequence ATGCGCTATTTCCGTCTGCTGAAGTCTTTGGTCGCCGTGGCGACCCTCTCGCTTGCCGCGGTTCACGCCTATGCCGACAAGCCCGCGGTGATCCGCATCGGCGTCGCGCAACAAGGCACGGGCGATCCGCCCACTTTCGGCGGCTCGCCGGCGGCGACCGTGCAATTGCAGCAGTCGTTAGAAAAGGAATTCGCCGCCGACGGCATCAAGGTCGAGTGGCTGTTCTTCAAGGGCGCCGGCCCGGCGGTCAACGAGGCAATCGCCGACAAATCGCTCGACTTCGCCTTCCAGGGCGATCTCCCCTCGGTGCTCGCCCGCGCCAATGGCCTGAAGACGCACCTTCTGCTTATCTCGGGCGCACGCGTCGGCATCAAGGTCGCTGTGCCGGCCGATTCGGATGTGCATTCGATCAAGGACCTGAAAGGCCGGCGCGTGTCGATCTTTCGCGGCACCAATCTGCAACTCGTCGCCGACAACGTGCTCGCCGCCAATCAGTTGAACGAGCGCGATCTGCACGTGATCAATCTGGATGCCGCGAGTTCGCTCGCAGCGCTGGCGTCCAAGGGCATCGACGCGTCGGTCAACGACTACCACGTGTACAAGCTGCGCGATCAGGGCCTCGCGAAGGTGGTCTACGAATCGCAGAACGACGGTCCGCAATTCACGCGGCAGTCGCATCTGCTGGTCGTCGACGACTTCGATCATGCGCATGCGGATATCGTGCAGCGTGTCGTCAACGTGTTCGTGCAAGGCGCGCAATGGTCCTCCGACGAAGCGAACCGCGATGCGCTCTTCAAACTGTGGGCCAAAAGCGGCGTGCCCTATTCGTCGTGGCAGGCCGAGTTCGCCAATCAGAAGCTGAAGGACCGCAACTCACCGTTGATCGATCCATTCATCGTGGGGCGCTATAAAGCCGTCGCGACGGATGCGCTGAACCTGAAACTGATCCGCCAGCCGGTCGAGGTCGATGGCTGGTTCGAAACGAAATATCTCGACAACGCGCTACGCACGCAAAAGCTCGACCACTACTGGACGCGTTATGACGTTGCGGGAAAACCGCAAAGCTAA
- a CDS encoding ABC transporter permease yields the protein MKLFKRSNQSEQSADASCDCSAPASFRRAAQPRRPLLTRVDWRGAVLPVVAIVIWWAVSAAHVSKSGLLVSPAQVLATAWQQIESGALLKALSASLAREASGFVIGTLGGLLLGSVLGFSRLATRMIGPSFDTFKQISLFAWIPLISVWFGLGDVAKVVFLSLAALLPVTAHTCDGIHAVPRAYIEVARAFRYSRWQLIRAVILPAALPSIFTGIYLALIYSWLATLGAEYLLVAGSGIGNTLIDGSEQFRMDLVLFGVIVIGVTGWALNALARAVERAIFARRFQSATR from the coding sequence ATGAAGCTCTTCAAGCGTTCCAATCAGTCGGAACAGTCCGCCGACGCATCCTGCGATTGCAGCGCCCCCGCTTCCTTCCGACGCGCTGCCCAGCCGCGCCGCCCGCTGCTGACACGCGTCGACTGGCGCGGCGCCGTCTTGCCCGTCGTCGCCATTGTGATCTGGTGGGCCGTCTCGGCAGCGCATGTGAGCAAAAGCGGATTGCTCGTCAGCCCGGCGCAGGTTCTCGCCACCGCGTGGCAGCAGATCGAGAGCGGCGCGCTGCTAAAAGCGCTCTCGGCGTCGCTTGCACGCGAAGCGAGCGGCTTTGTGATCGGCACGCTGGGCGGCCTGCTGCTCGGCAGCGTGCTCGGCTTTTCGCGACTCGCGACACGCATGATCGGACCGAGCTTCGACACCTTCAAACAGATCTCGCTATTTGCGTGGATCCCGTTGATTTCCGTGTGGTTCGGTCTGGGCGACGTGGCGAAAGTCGTGTTCCTCTCGCTCGCCGCGCTCCTGCCCGTCACCGCACATACCTGCGACGGCATCCACGCGGTGCCGCGCGCCTATATCGAAGTCGCACGCGCCTTCCGTTACTCGCGATGGCAGCTCATCCGCGCCGTGATTCTGCCGGCCGCGCTGCCGTCGATCTTCACCGGCATCTATCTCGCCTTGATCTATTCGTGGCTCGCCACGCTCGGCGCCGAATATCTGCTGGTGGCCGGCAGCGGCATCGGCAACACGCTGATCGACGGCAGCGAGCAGTTCCGCATGGATCTGGTGCTGTTCGGCGTGATCGTGATCGGCGTGACGGGCTGGGCGTTGAACGCGCTGGCGCGCGCCGTGGAACGGGCGATCTTCGCACGCCGGTTCCAGTCGGCCACGCGCTGA
- a CDS encoding MFS transporter: MSTVAFPSTDVDTQTPADSAARPAVIRSAQDVSRIVNAGAAKGSNARIVIAIALGGVFLDAYDLTSLAYGIKDIARQFSLSPVQVGFVSSAITFGAILGALFGGYLTDRIGRYRVFMADMLFFVVAAIAAGLAPNAWVLGGARFLMGFGVGLDLPVAMAFLAEFSRVAGKGNKAASVAAWCPAWYAATSTCYLLILGLYAILPEHQLGWLWRLTLAFGAVPAIAIILVRSRYISESPVWAANQGNLDEAARILKRSYGVDAVVEASDVPVKAPRAASWRNYGVLFNATYRRRTILAAVIGSASSFGYNAIIFGLPVIITSFFHQGPLTTIIAALALNLAFAFVGGLIGVRTAPTVGAWKMTVLGHALQFASLIGLALIGKPGSGALVVVAILLLGGYLFGQGFGPGSHSMTYASLSYPTSLRGIGVGFNQTLVRSASTVSLFLFPVLAAALGTKVFWLIAIAPLASLLTLLVIRWEPSGYDIDGEDYAEPAVTGTR; the protein is encoded by the coding sequence ATGTCCACTGTTGCTTTTCCATCGACCGATGTCGACACTCAAACGCCCGCCGACAGCGCGGCGCGGCCCGCTGTCATCCGCAGCGCGCAAGACGTTTCACGCATCGTCAACGCCGGCGCCGCGAAGGGCAGCAATGCGCGCATCGTGATTGCGATCGCGCTCGGCGGCGTCTTTCTGGATGCTTACGATCTGACCTCGCTCGCTTACGGCATCAAGGACATCGCGCGCCAGTTTTCGCTGTCGCCAGTGCAGGTGGGCTTCGTTTCATCGGCCATTACCTTCGGGGCGATTCTCGGCGCGCTGTTCGGCGGTTATCTGACGGACCGCATCGGCCGCTATCGTGTGTTCATGGCCGACATGCTGTTCTTCGTGGTCGCGGCGATCGCGGCGGGTCTCGCGCCGAATGCGTGGGTGCTAGGCGGCGCGCGCTTTCTGATGGGTTTTGGCGTCGGTCTCGATCTGCCGGTGGCGATGGCGTTTCTCGCGGAATTCTCGCGCGTGGCGGGCAAGGGCAACAAGGCGGCCAGCGTCGCCGCTTGGTGCCCCGCCTGGTATGCGGCCACGAGTACCTGCTATCTGCTGATTCTCGGGCTCTATGCGATTCTGCCGGAGCATCAGCTCGGCTGGCTGTGGCGTCTGACGCTGGCCTTCGGCGCCGTGCCCGCCATCGCGATCATTCTGGTGCGCAGCCGCTATATCAGCGAATCGCCGGTGTGGGCCGCGAATCAGGGCAATCTCGACGAAGCCGCGCGCATCCTGAAGCGCTCGTACGGCGTGGACGCCGTGGTCGAGGCGAGCGACGTGCCGGTTAAAGCGCCGCGTGCCGCTTCATGGCGCAACTACGGCGTGCTCTTCAATGCAACGTATCGCCGCCGCACGATTCTCGCCGCGGTGATCGGCAGCGCTTCTTCGTTCGGCTACAACGCGATCATCTTCGGCTTGCCGGTGATCATCACCAGCTTCTTTCATCAAGGGCCGCTCACGACGATCATCGCCGCGCTGGCGCTGAACCTGGCGTTTGCGTTCGTCGGCGGTCTGATCGGCGTGCGCACCGCGCCGACGGTCGGCGCATGGAAAATGACGGTGCTCGGACACGCGCTGCAGTTCGCCTCGCTGATCGGCCTCGCGCTGATCGGCAAACCGGGCAGCGGCGCGCTCGTCGTGGTGGCGATCCTGCTGCTCGGCGGCTATCTGTTCGGGCAAGGTTTCGGGCCCGGCTCCCATTCGATGACGTATGCGTCGCTGAGCTATCCCACGTCCTTGCGCGGAATCGGCGTGGGTTTCAACCAGACGCTGGTGCGTTCCGCGTCGACGGTCTCGCTGTTTCTCTTTCCAGTGCTCGCCGCCGCGCTCGGTACGAAAGTGTTCTGGCTGATCGCGATCGCTCCGCTGGCTTCGCTGCTCACGTTGCTGGTGATCCGTTGGGAGCCGTCGGGCTATGACATCGACGGCGAGGATTACGCGGAGCCGGCCGTGACGGGAACGCGATAA
- a CDS encoding ABC transporter ATP-binding protein — MTASTLSDSIDILHVSKHYAQQDGTPLAVLDDISLRVRAGEFVSVLGSSGCGKSTLLRLVAGLDTDYSGDIVVAGDKVRDTSLERGIVFQDHRLFPWLTASQNILAALRNAPLSAREKREAVAEHVGLVGLNGFENAYPHQLSGGMAQRVAIARGLVNRPRVLLLDEPFGALDALTRGRLQNELQRIWEHERITMILVTHDVDEALYLGDRVVTMAPRPGRIKRIVDVALPRPRERNDPRFIRLRDEVLADFAEHDGAQREPREDRDDRGGDKPRGGTRIPQVASSPITEWRLAW, encoded by the coding sequence ATGACTGCTTCCACGCTCTCCGACAGCATCGACATTCTTCACGTCAGCAAGCACTACGCCCAGCAAGACGGCACGCCGCTCGCGGTGCTCGACGACATCAGCCTGCGCGTGCGCGCCGGTGAATTCGTCAGCGTGCTCGGTTCGAGCGGTTGCGGCAAATCCACCTTGCTGCGACTGGTCGCGGGACTCGACACCGACTATAGCGGCGACATCGTCGTCGCGGGCGACAAGGTGCGCGATACGTCGCTCGAACGCGGCATCGTGTTCCAGGATCACCGGCTGTTTCCGTGGCTCACGGCGTCGCAAAACATTCTCGCCGCGCTGCGTAACGCGCCGCTTTCCGCACGCGAGAAACGCGAAGCCGTGGCGGAACATGTCGGGCTGGTCGGCCTCAACGGTTTTGAAAATGCCTACCCGCATCAACTGTCGGGCGGCATGGCGCAGCGCGTGGCGATCGCGCGCGGTCTCGTCAATCGTCCGCGCGTGCTGCTGCTCGACGAGCCGTTCGGCGCGCTCGACGCGCTCACGCGCGGCCGTTTGCAAAACGAGTTGCAGCGCATCTGGGAACACGAACGCATCACGATGATCCTCGTTACGCACGATGTCGACGAAGCGCTTTATCTCGGCGACCGCGTCGTCACGATGGCGCCACGGCCGGGCCGCATCAAGCGGATCGTCGATGTCGCGTTGCCGCGTCCGCGCGAGCGCAACGATCCCCGCTTCATCCGTTTGCGTGACGAAGTGCTGGCCGACTTCGCCGAGCACGACGGCGCGCAACGCGAACCACGCGAGGATCGCGATGATCGCGGTGGCGATAAGCCGCGCGGTGGCACGCGCATTCCGCAAGTAGCGAGTTCGCCGATCACC